The Sinomicrobium kalidii genome contains a region encoding:
- a CDS encoding acyl-CoA-binding protein: protein MTEEALNKAFEEAVELVNQYTDPLPADFLLRLYAYYKIANKNYDNPGSRKPLINAFKANALFQARNIDEREAKEKYVALVNSYLKNE from the coding sequence ATGACCGAAGAAGCGTTAAACAAGGCTTTTGAAGAGGCTGTAGAGCTCGTAAACCAATATACGGATCCTTTACCCGCCGACTTCCTGTTACGCCTTTATGCCTATTATAAAATAGCTAATAAGAACTACGACAATCCGGGCAGCCGAAAGCCTCTTATCAATGCATTTAAAGCCAATGCCCTCTTTCAGGCCAGAAACATAGATGAAAGGGAGGCCAAGGAAAAATATGTAGCGCTGGTAAATTCCTATCTCAAGAACGAATAA
- a CDS encoding phosphatidylserine decarboxylase family protein codes for MFHKEGHKIIIITFLLVVAVALGAEYLIPIPWLQVCIQIPALILLILILQFFRNPKRHTPHNDDHIIAPVDGKVVVIEEVYEKEYFKDKRIQVSIFMSPVNVHVTRYPLGGEVVYSKYHPGKYLVAWHPKSSEDNERTTVVVKNKVWGEVLYKQIAGAMARRIVNYAKPGAQATQGADSGFIKFGSRVDLLLPLNTKIKVNLHQQVKGGIDVIAEK; via the coding sequence ATGTTTCATAAAGAAGGACATAAAATCATAATCATCACCTTTCTGCTGGTCGTAGCGGTGGCATTAGGTGCGGAATACCTCATTCCCATACCGTGGTTGCAGGTTTGTATACAAATCCCGGCACTTATTCTTCTGATACTTATCCTGCAGTTTTTCAGAAACCCGAAAAGACATACGCCACATAACGACGATCATATTATTGCGCCTGTTGACGGTAAGGTAGTCGTGATCGAAGAAGTCTACGAAAAAGAATACTTTAAAGACAAGCGCATTCAGGTATCCATCTTTATGTCTCCGGTAAACGTGCATGTCACACGATATCCCCTGGGCGGAGAAGTTGTTTACAGCAAATATCACCCCGGAAAGTATCTGGTAGCATGGCACCCGAAATCTTCCGAAGACAATGAAAGGACAACAGTGGTGGTTAAAAACAAGGTATGGGGCGAAGTGCTTTACAAACAAATTGCAGGGGCAATGGCCAGACGTATTGTAAACTATGCCAAACCGGGAGCACAGGCCACCCAGGGAGCAGATTCGGGCTTTATCAAGTTCGGATCCCGGGTAGACCTTTTATTGCCTCTTAACACAAAAATAAAGGTCAACCTCCATCAACAGGTTAAGGGAGGAATTGATGTCATTGCAGAAAAATAA
- a CDS encoding phosphatidate cytidylyltransferase — translation MKDLLTRSITGILYVFLLLSAVFLSSDAFDFLFLSFGLICIYEFKKLIKLSGYYIFIAFLLVWWLFVHLVQGEAAVFFLLLLTLIINLFLIALLFSGKKLKIQRNLHKFIITLFYIGAGCIFLTMIPYHNHNTPFAKFIIIGIFILVWVNDSFAYLVGRSMGRTKLLASVSPNKTVEGFIGGLIFSLIAAYIIAMYNHDLGTTEWMILALVIVVAGSLGDLIESKFKRLAGVKDSGAILPGHGGLLDRLDSLIFLAPFTYLTLQLFIYVS, via the coding sequence ATGAAAGACCTCCTTACGCGTTCCATTACGGGAATCCTTTATGTTTTCCTGTTGTTGTCGGCAGTGTTTTTAAGCAGTGATGCTTTTGATTTCCTGTTCCTTTCTTTCGGGTTGATATGCATATACGAGTTCAAAAAACTCATCAAACTGAGCGGATATTATATTTTTATAGCATTCCTGCTGGTTTGGTGGTTATTTGTTCACCTCGTACAGGGGGAGGCAGCAGTTTTTTTCCTGCTCTTGTTAACGCTGATTATAAACCTCTTTCTTATTGCCCTTTTGTTTTCCGGAAAGAAACTGAAGATACAGCGCAACTTGCACAAGTTTATAATTACGTTGTTTTATATAGGGGCGGGCTGTATTTTTCTCACCATGATCCCCTACCACAATCACAACACCCCCTTTGCCAAATTTATAATTATTGGTATTTTTATATTGGTATGGGTTAACGATTCGTTTGCCTACCTCGTGGGCAGAAGCATGGGCAGAACCAAATTACTGGCCAGCGTATCGCCAAATAAAACCGTAGAAGGATTTATAGGCGGGTTGATCTTCTCCCTGATCGCGGCTTATATTATTGCCATGTATAACCACGACCTGGGCACGACAGAATGGATGATCCTGGCTCTTGTCATCGTTGTTGCGGGAAGTCTGGGAGACCTTATCGAATCCAAGTTTAAACGGCTGGCAGGTGTAAAGGACAGCGGGGCCATACTGCCGGGACACGGAGGCCTTCTGGACCGGCTGGACAGTCTTATATTTCTCGCGCCTTTTACTTATCTGACTTTACAACTTTTTATATATGTTTCATAA
- a CDS encoding LUD domain-containing protein has protein sequence MKLFKKILDIINKPQPAEDPIEERGKFMPNIDLPVDEKFTINFKKNGGKFIYCDSIEEIYDSFRSILTENNWTNKKIFCINPKLKEKFEKLGGDFSTSLRGSSSFITTCENLVADNGAILVSSNQIGELKLQELPDNLILFATTSQLVNTIGEGLRGIKNKNKNQIPTNITTIKHFNTQGEKNFLNYGSNTKNLYLLLLEDL, from the coding sequence ATGAAGCTATTTAAGAAGATTTTAGACATTATAAACAAGCCGCAGCCTGCTGAAGATCCCATTGAGGAAAGGGGCAAGTTTATGCCTAATATCGATCTTCCGGTAGATGAAAAATTCACCATAAATTTTAAAAAGAACGGAGGGAAATTCATTTATTGTGATTCTATAGAAGAAATTTACGATAGTTTCCGGAGTATTCTCACGGAAAATAACTGGACCAACAAGAAGATATTTTGCATAAACCCCAAACTCAAAGAAAAATTTGAAAAACTCGGTGGTGATTTTTCCACCAGCCTGCGCGGAAGCAGTTCTTTCATTACTACCTGCGAGAACCTCGTAGCCGACAACGGAGCAATACTGGTAAGTTCTAACCAGATCGGAGAACTCAAACTCCAGGAACTCCCTGATAATCTGATACTTTTTGCCACAACCAGTCAGCTGGTCAACACCATCGGTGAAGGATTGAGGGGGATTAAAAATAAGAATAAAAACCAGATCCCCACCAACATCACTACAATAAAACACTTCAATACGCAGGGAGAAAAGAACTTTCTTAACTACGGAAGTAACACAAAAAACCTATATTTGCTCCTCCTGGAAGATTTATAG